The Cohnella abietis genome has a segment encoding these proteins:
- a CDS encoding ParA family protein — protein sequence MSKIIAIANQKGGVGKTTTSVNLGACLASLGKKVLIVDIDPQGNTTSGIGINKADVNYCIYDVLINEVHPKQAVSDTEIPNLKIIPATIQLAGAEIELVPTMSREIRLKKALALVRNEFDYVLIDCPPSLGILTINSLTAADSVLIPIQCEYYALEGLSQLLNSIRLVQKHLNTTLQIEGVLLTMFDARTNLGIQVIEEVKKYFQQKVYQTVIPRNVRLSEAPSHGQSIITYDPKSKGAEVYLELAKEVISYEQAAR from the coding sequence TTGTCGAAGATTATAGCGATTGCCAATCAAAAGGGTGGTGTTGGTAAAACAACGACATCGGTAAATCTAGGTGCCTGCCTAGCTTCACTTGGCAAGAAAGTGCTCATTGTTGATATAGATCCACAGGGGAATACGACTAGCGGTATTGGAATTAACAAAGCAGACGTAAACTATTGTATCTATGATGTGTTGATTAATGAGGTACATCCAAAGCAGGCGGTATCCGATACGGAAATACCAAATCTTAAAATTATACCGGCAACGATACAGCTGGCTGGGGCCGAAATAGAATTAGTCCCAACAATGTCTCGTGAAATCCGGCTTAAGAAGGCATTGGCATTAGTTCGTAACGAGTTTGATTATGTACTCATTGATTGCCCGCCTTCCTTAGGTATTTTAACAATTAACTCTTTAACAGCAGCAGACTCTGTCCTGATTCCAATACAGTGTGAATATTATGCGTTGGAGGGATTGAGCCAGCTTCTTAACTCCATTAGACTTGTGCAGAAGCACCTGAATACGACGTTGCAAATTGAAGGCGTACTGTTAACGATGTTTGATGCTAGAACTAATCTGGGTATCCAGGTTATTGAAGAGGTTAAGAAGTATTTTCAGCAAAAAGTATATCAAACGGTTATCCCGCGTAATGTTAGATTAAGTGAAGCACCTTCACATGGGCAGTCTATTATTACTTATGATCCGAAGTCCAAAGGTGCAGAAGTGTATCTTGAGCTGGCGAAGGAAGTGATCTCGTATGAGCAAGCGGCTAGGTAA
- a CDS encoding ParB/RepB/Spo0J family partition protein — translation MSKRLGKGLDALITSLSIKEDDKIVEIPLAQLRANPYQPRKTFEEEAIKELAESIREHGVIQPIVVRQALRGFEIIAGERRFRASQLLGNATIPAVVRAYNDQQVMEIALIENVQREDLNSIEIAIAYQGIMNQFKLTQEELSLKVGKSRSHIANFLRLLSLPEEIKDYVSRGTLSMGHARALAGVKEESVKRELAQQTIAGEWSVRELEEAVQQTETKVAAVKTKAKSTKRDPFLEEIEENLREKFQTTVRIKANKDKGKIELSYFGKSDLERLLELLKAIE, via the coding sequence ATGAGCAAGCGGCTAGGTAAAGGCTTGGATGCCCTAATTACCTCTCTTTCGATTAAAGAGGATGATAAGATTGTAGAAATACCTTTAGCACAGCTTCGTGCTAACCCCTATCAGCCTCGTAAAACGTTCGAAGAAGAGGCGATTAAGGAACTTGCGGAATCAATCCGTGAGCACGGTGTAATTCAACCGATTGTCGTTCGACAGGCTTTAAGAGGATTCGAGATTATAGCGGGGGAAAGAAGATTTCGTGCTTCCCAATTGCTTGGTAATGCGACTATCCCAGCAGTAGTAAGAGCCTATAATGATCAGCAGGTTATGGAAATAGCTCTTATAGAAAACGTGCAGCGGGAAGACTTGAATTCCATCGAAATCGCTATTGCTTATCAAGGCATAATGAATCAGTTCAAGCTTACGCAAGAAGAGCTCTCCTTGAAGGTTGGGAAGTCTCGCTCGCACATAGCGAACTTTCTCCGGCTGCTTTCGCTTCCGGAAGAAATTAAGGATTATGTTTCACGTGGAACATTGTCCATGGGACATGCTCGTGCTTTGGCGGGAGTAAAAGAAGAATCAGTAAAACGTGAGCTGGCTCAACAAACGATTGCGGGTGAGTGGAGCGTACGTGAGCTAGAAGAAGCTGTTCAGCAAACGGAAACAAAGGTTGCTGCAGTGAAAACAAAAGCTAAGAGCACGAAACGCGATCCATTCCTTGAAGAAATTGAAGAAAACCTGCGTGAGAAGTTCCAAACGACAGTTCGAATAAAGGCCAATAAGGATAAAGGTAAAATAGAGCTTTCCTATTTCGGAAAGAGCGATTTGGAAAGACTATTAGAACTTCTTAAGGCCATCGAATAA